A genomic region of Gossypium hirsutum isolate 1008001.06 chromosome D01, Gossypium_hirsutum_v2.1, whole genome shotgun sequence contains the following coding sequences:
- the LOC107916615 gene encoding probable carboxylesterase 16: MYILEINQLRKFLFEFFLAIITAAIKKSPFDAFKTFNELNPSISDRHQWRQRYPTSFEFHSSSKLSMLFTILLFSSKMPSLAVKLYSIFFKFQQRYMLHNLTQNPVHAVDPFGITSRREESTAASNPSFYEGVATKDIHIDPFSSLCIRIFLPATVVNFDPTTIIEDKSKDGAFIYSGYSPQAGTKHKKLPVVLQFHGGAFVGGSNDSVRNDAFCRRIANLCDVIVVAVGYRLAPESRYPAAFDDGLKVLNWLAKEANLAECGKWMGNGNGNGRRRADAHVFDGFGASMAEPWLAAHGDPSRCVLLGVSSGANIADYVARKAVEAGKLLDPVKVVAQVLMYPFFIGSNPTASEIKLANSYFYDKSVCMQTWKLFLPEEKFDLDHPAANPLIPGREPPLKFMPPTLTVVAEQDWMRDRAIAYSEELRRANIDAPLLEYKDAVHEFATLDVLLQTPQAQACAEDIAIWVKKYISLRGHEFSY; encoded by the exons ATGTACATTCTAGAAATTAATCAACTCAGAAAGTTCCTATTCGAATTTTTTCTGGCTATTATCACAGCAGCCATTAAAAAGTCCCCATTTGACGCCTTCAAGACTTTCAACGAATTGAACCCTTCTATCTCCGATCGTCATCAATGGCGTCAACGTTATCCcacaagttttgaattccattcTTCTTCAAAGTTATCTATGTTGTTTACCATTTTATTGTTTTCATCAAAGATGCCAAGCTTAGCGGTAAAACTCTATAGCATCTTCTTCAAGTTTCAGCAAAGATATATGCTACATAATCTAACGCAAAATCCTGTTCACGCCGTCGATCCTTTTGGCATAACTTCCCGGCGTGAAGAATCGACGGCCGCCAGCAACCCTTCCTTCTACGAAGGGGTCGCCACCAAGGACATCCACATCGACCCTTTTTCATCTCTCTGCATCCGGATTTTCCTTCCCGCCACGGTGGTTAACTTCGATCCGACGACAATAATCGAAGACAAAAGCAAAGATGGTGCTTTTATTTACAGTGGCTACTCTCCTCAGGCTGGAACAAAGCACAAGAAACTACCGGTGGTATTACAGTTTCACGGCGGGGCTTTTGTCGGCGGAAGCAATGATAGTGTAAGGAACGACGCGTTTTGTCGGAGGATTGCGAATCTTTGTGATGTGATCGTCGTTGCAGTCGGTTATAGGCTGGCCCCGGAGAGCCGGTATCCGGCGGCGTTTGACGACGGTTTGAAAGTGTTGAATTGGTTGGCGAAGGAGGCGAATTTGGCGGAGTGTGGGAAGTGGATGGGGAATGGGAATGGGAATGGGAGAAGGAGAGCGGATGCTCATGTTTTTGATGGGTTCGGTGCATCCATGGCTGAACCTTGGTTGGCTGCTCATGGAGATCCCTCTAG ATGTGTACTCCTCGGGGTAAGCAGTGGTGCAAACATAGCAGACTATGTGGCTCGAAAGGCTGTTGAGGCAGGGAAGCTTTTGGATCCTGTTAAGGTAGTGGCACAAGTCCTGATGTATCCATTTTTCATCGGAAGCAATCCCACGGCTTCGGAAATTAAACTGGCAAACTCCTACTTCTATGACAAGTCTGTGTGCATGCAGACATGGAAACTTTTTCTGCCTGAGGAAAAATTTGACCTCGATCATCCAGCTGCCAATCCTTTAATCCCTGGGAGAGAGCCTCCTCTGAAGTTCATGCCCCCGACCCTGACGGTTGTTGCAGAGCAAGACTGGATGAGGGATCGAGCCATTGCTTATTCCGAGGAACTTCGGAGGGCTAACATAGATGCTCCCCTTCTTGAATACAAGGATGCAGTTCACGAGTTTGCAACTCTTGATGTGCTCCTTCAGACGCCACAAGCACAAGCATGTGCTGAAGATATTGCTATATGGGTCAAGAAATATATATCACTCAGAGGCCATGAGTTTTCTTActga